The proteins below come from a single Zhouia spongiae genomic window:
- the ribB gene encoding 3,4-dihydroxy-2-butanone-4-phosphate synthase translates to MATTVSENMIKLNTIEEAIEDIRNGKVIIVVDDEDRENEGDFVAAADKVSPEMINFMATHGRGLICAPLTEKRCRELELQPMVNNNTDAMETAFTISVDLKGDGVTTGISASDRSKTIKALVDKETKPHVLTRPGHIFPLTAKEGGVLRRTGHTEAAIDFARLAGFQPAGVICEIMNDDGTMARLPELVEVAKKFDLKLVSIEDLVAYRMQHDSLIDKKEDFDINTRFGTFRLRAYQQTTNKHIHIALTKGSWKLGDPVLTRINSTLVNNDILGTLTNDADKKLDSMFKQINEEGKGAILFINQEVRALDLLRRIKELKSIQSEGEMKAPKINMDSKDFGIGAQILHDIDISKIVLMSNSERTKRVGMIGYGLEIVDYKNY, encoded by the coding sequence ATGGCAACTACAGTTTCAGAAAATATGATAAAGCTCAATACAATAGAAGAAGCTATTGAGGATATAAGAAATGGAAAAGTGATTATTGTCGTTGATGATGAAGACCGGGAAAATGAAGGTGACTTTGTTGCTGCCGCTGATAAGGTTTCTCCCGAAATGATCAACTTCATGGCTACCCACGGGAGAGGGCTGATTTGTGCCCCTCTTACCGAAAAAAGATGCAGAGAGCTTGAATTACAACCCATGGTAAATAATAATACCGATGCCATGGAAACCGCTTTCACCATATCTGTTGATCTGAAAGGCGATGGTGTTACTACCGGTATTTCTGCTTCCGACAGATCAAAAACCATCAAGGCATTAGTTGATAAAGAAACCAAGCCTCATGTATTAACCCGTCCCGGACATATTTTTCCTCTAACGGCTAAAGAAGGGGGCGTTTTAAGAAGAACCGGGCATACCGAAGCTGCTATAGATTTTGCACGTTTGGCAGGATTTCAACCTGCAGGCGTAATCTGTGAGATCATGAACGATGACGGAACCATGGCGCGCTTACCGGAATTGGTGGAAGTAGCTAAAAAGTTTGATTTAAAACTGGTTTCCATAGAAGACCTGGTTGCTTACAGGATGCAACACGATAGCCTGATAGACAAAAAAGAAGATTTCGACATCAATACACGTTTCGGAACATTCAGATTAAGAGCTTATCAGCAGACAACTAACAAACACATCCATATTGCCCTTACAAAAGGGAGCTGGAAATTAGGCGACCCTGTCCTTACACGTATCAACTCAACACTTGTTAACAATGACATTCTGGGAACCTTGACCAATGATGCTGATAAAAAACTGGATAGCATGTTTAAACAAATCAATGAAGAAGGGAAAGGAGCCATTTTATTTATTAATCAGGAAGTAAGAGCTTTAGACCTCTTAAGACGCATCAAGGAATTAAAATCAATTCAGTCTGAGGGGGAAATGAAGGCTCCGAAGATCAATATGGATAGTAAGGATTTTGGAATCGGCGCTCAAATTTTACATGATATAGACATTTCCAAAATTGTTTTAATGAGCAATTCCGAACGTACCAAGCGAGTGGGAATGATTGGTTACGGTCTGGAAATAGTGGACTATAAAAATTATTAA
- a CDS encoding LptF/LptG family permease: protein MKILDRYILARFLFNFTSSFVILMFIFVFQTIWMFIDELAGKGLDLIIIGKFLFYFMPNLVPQVLPLTVLLASIMTFGAFAENYEFAAMKASGISLQRAMRPLIIFIILLAIGTFFFANNVIPAAEYKSFNLRRNIAQVKPALAITEGVFSDIGDSNMNIKVDDKYGDNDRLLKTITIHKTNASGDNTTVIKAKEGELLSSEKSSILQLVLKDGNYYEDIQSKNKRDRKLPHAKANFETYTINVDLSKLNNQDLEEENGVNTHKMLTVMELRSTIDTLKKENKKLITDFGESIYKRSGIIYLNKFVNKPDVPDPVKDSLDTDEIRNEEIKKDTVVINSTQDIIALYDDYKRVQLFEYALNNVSNTVTTIEGKKIFLNNKTKIYMLHRLALNDKFALAFGCVILFFVGAPLGAIIRKGGIGLPMVIAIVLFLVYHFIGIFAKNYAEDGSIPPFVGSWLATSIMLPLGVLFTRRATADKAVMSMDRLFSNKLFQKISGFIKVKKNFFKQDNN, encoded by the coding sequence AATTTTACCAGTTCGTTCGTTATTCTAATGTTCATATTTGTCTTTCAGACCATATGGATGTTTATTGATGAGCTGGCAGGTAAAGGACTGGATCTTATTATCATTGGTAAGTTTCTGTTCTATTTCATGCCCAATCTGGTACCACAGGTATTGCCATTAACGGTCTTGCTGGCCTCTATTATGACGTTTGGAGCCTTTGCTGAGAATTATGAATTTGCAGCCATGAAAGCTTCTGGAATTTCACTCCAAAGAGCCATGAGACCACTAATAATCTTTATTATCCTGTTGGCTATTGGTACCTTTTTCTTTGCAAACAACGTCATCCCGGCTGCCGAATACAAATCATTTAACCTCAGAAGAAATATAGCCCAGGTAAAGCCGGCACTTGCTATTACAGAAGGGGTTTTTTCCGATATCGGCGATTCGAACATGAATATCAAGGTCGATGACAAGTACGGCGATAATGACCGCTTACTGAAAACCATTACCATACATAAAACTAATGCTTCCGGAGATAATACCACAGTCATCAAAGCCAAGGAAGGAGAACTACTGAGCAGCGAAAAATCCAGTATTCTTCAGCTTGTATTAAAAGACGGTAATTATTACGAAGATATCCAGTCCAAAAACAAGAGAGACAGAAAGCTTCCCCATGCAAAAGCAAATTTTGAAACCTACACCATTAATGTAGACCTTTCAAAACTGAATAATCAGGACCTCGAAGAAGAAAACGGAGTTAACACCCATAAAATGCTTACCGTTATGGAACTCCGAAGCACTATCGACACCCTTAAAAAAGAAAATAAGAAGTTAATAACCGATTTCGGAGAGAGCATCTACAAAAGATCAGGCATTATATATCTGAATAAATTTGTAAACAAACCTGATGTCCCTGATCCGGTCAAGGATAGTTTAGATACGGATGAAATACGAAATGAAGAAATAAAAAAAGATACTGTTGTCATTAACTCTACCCAGGATATTATTGCCCTGTATGATGATTACAAGAGGGTGCAACTGTTCGAATATGCTTTGAACAATGTTTCCAACACTGTAACAACCATTGAAGGCAAAAAAATATTTCTGAATAACAAAACCAAAATCTATATGCTTCACCGCCTTGCTCTGAACGATAAGTTCGCTCTGGCCTTTGGTTGTGTAATCTTATTTTTTGTAGGTGCTCCTTTAGGTGCCATTATCAGAAAAGGCGGTATTGGACTACCGATGGTAATCGCCATTGTACTGTTTCTGGTATACCACTTTATCGGAATATTTGCCAAGAACTATGCGGAAGACGGCAGTATCCCCCCATTTGTAGGCTCGTGGCTGGCAACAAGTATCATGCTTCCGCTCGGGGTATTATTTACCCGAAGAGCGACTGCCGACAAGGCTGTTATGAGTATGGACAGATTATTCTCAAATAAACTTTTTCAGAAAATATCAGGCTTTATTAAAGTCAAAAAAAACTTCTTTAAACAAGATAACAACTAA